From the genome of Carassius gibelio isolate Cgi1373 ecotype wild population from Czech Republic chromosome A16, carGib1.2-hapl.c, whole genome shotgun sequence, one region includes:
- the LOC128030743 gene encoding zinc finger protein 574-like, whose amino-acid sequence MSEEYVEHQYMCSECQQLFNTLEEVLVHQQIHTGAEGDEVEVLPSLEDCDSGKSQYQCLECGAILRNPDELLLHQELHMREAGQELCEVTEVDAVDAEVPIQYQCLECLALFDTPELWLAHRQTHNRSSTHSSLSTDTEYVLQADGSITPVQLLNVQNLVLDEQKAGQILTLAQALREQETPSKTAAPSRTMLVSANSSLPGSTSAMLRLQFCSAQAIADGSASATLRKAKLLTPLLPTDPIRLDNGTTLNFLPSSGQMNTLNKENEELLIIHPYECSECNLLFSSPEDFLQHQGEHFLGQDKESGDTGVMVGYEDISEAKEDEGRSDGSEEGSKVGKLIAGRRTYTARSAGLGLTPSPSNLQCEECKRTFTSANRLVAHLRVHEQGTHECPECDKVFKKLVSLQTHMSSHSGEARFLCVDCGHGFTTEMTLMIHRKSHTSEPLHKCPFCSKTFTNMTKFLYHRRTHRLREPTTAVSQFVLAQQSPLSIIQRAREREAAWKKERQAVTIPPVEDDRKESSDTGPVLTEGIAVVSQSSESTENGLHAEPSNTEQTQNGGEIQTDDPNLSTAASVDGGGEEERKLGTLAAEEEPKFPCSICTKRFSSQVRLLRHRRTTHATERRFKCNICGKPFKKQIHLRNHLRTHTGERPFQCSVCGKTFSSLANLSRHGLTHTGVRPYRCDICHKAFSQSSNLRQHRQHLHSNTTPSPCPDCSATFIRPAKLVAHRFLHHPGAPAPYPCPHCSEGFLRKRQRDLHCLDEHPNLTQPHGISQDSQVSSQQGATDNTEQLTAPSMARPNLDCTVCGKRLNSPANLRLHQLSHGLGPGRPRGSSSATGKSHACPVCGKLFGSASSVTLHQRVHTGERPYPCAICGKRFRQNTHLREHLRTHSGERPFRCEFCDKGFVQSMHLAEHRRTHTGERPHACGECGKTFKTVSNLRNHRKIHTRTQKQQEPEHDTEAVIAECNTATVAVLEASEMDLGATAPAFCQQEVFQIQTSNLTQTPGTPTIMCNEFGETIAIIETSGDLAEAIELYHTALESGISMEAITVDSLQLM is encoded by the exons ATGAGTGAGGAATATGTGGAGCATCAGTACATGTGCAGTGAGTGCCAGCAGCTCTTCAATACGCTGGAGGAGGTGCTGGTGCATCAGCAGATCCACACCGGAGCAGAGGGGGACGAGGTCGAGGTCCTGCCGAGCCTTGAAGACTGTGATTCTGGGAAGAGCCAGTATCAGTGCCTGGAGTGTGGAGCCATCCTGAGGAACCCGGATGAACTACTGCTGCATCAAGAGCTGCACATGAGAGAGGCAGGCCAGG AGCTGTGTGAGGTCACAGAGGTGGATGCGGTTGATGCAGAGGTGCCAATCCAGTATCAGTGTTTGGAATGCCTGGCGCTCTTTGACACACCTGAACTGTGGTTggctcacagacagacacacaataGAAGCAGCACCCACAGCAGCTTGAGCACTGACACA GAATATGTTCTTCAGGCAGATGGTTCAATCACTCCGGTTCAGTTGCTCAATGTTCAAAATCTAGTTCTGGATGAACAGAAGGCAGGCCAGATCCTGACCTTAGCCCAG GCTCTCCGAGAGCAAGAAACCCCATCTAAAACTGCAGCCCCTTCCAGAACTATGCTAGTATCAGCCAACTCTTCCCTGCCTGGCTCCACCTCTGCGATGCTCCGCCTACAGTTCTGCTCCGCCCAAGCCATCGCTGATGGTTCAGCTTCAGCTACTCTCCGCAAAGCCAAACTCCTCACCCCTCTCTTACCTACTGATCCTATCCGGCTGGACAATGGAACGACTTTGAACTTCCTCCCTTCCTCTGGTCAGATGAACACATTAAATAAGGAAAATGAGGAGCTTTTAATTATCCATCCTTATGAGTGTTCTGAGTGTAATCTGCTGTTTAGCTCACCAGAGGATTTCCTTCAGCACCAAGGGGAGCACTTCTTAGGCCAGGACAAAGAGAGTGGGGACACTGGGGTGATGGTGGGGTATGAAGATATTTCTGAGGCTAAGGAAGATGAAGGAAGAAGTGATGGATCCGAAGAGGGCAGCAAAGTTGGCAAACTTATTGCTGGGAGGCGTACATACACTGCCCGCTCCGCTGGTTTGGGTTTGACGCCGTCACCCAGCAATCTTCAGTGCGAGGAATGCAAAAGAACGTTCACCTCTGCCAATCGGCTTGTGGCACACCTTCGAGTGCATGAACAAGGAACACACGAGTGCCCAGAGTGTGATAAAGTGTTTAAGAAGTTGGTGTCCCTTCAGACTCACATGAGCTCACACTCTGGTGAGGCTCGTTTTCTGTGTGTGGACTGTGGACATGGCTTTACCACAGAAATGACTCTTATGATACACAG GAAATCCCATACATCTGAGCCCCTGCACAAATGCCCATTTTGTTCCAAAACCTTCACCAACATGACCAAGTTCTTGTACCATCGTCGCACTCACAGACTTCGTGAGCCGACCACAGCAGTCTCTCAG TTTGTACTGGCCCAGCAGTCACCTCTCTCTATCATTCAAAGAGCAAGAGAACGCGAGGCTGCttggaagaaagaaagacaagccGTGACTATTCCTCCTGTGGAAGATGACAGAAAAGAGTCCAGTGACACAGGTCCTGTGCTCACTGAAGGTATTGCAGTGGTTTCCCAGTCTTCAGAGTCAACAGAAAATGGGCTTCATGCTGAACCTTCAAACACTGAACAAACCCAAAATGGAGGGGAAATCCAGACAGATGACCCTAACCTTTCAACTGCTGCCAGTGTGGAcggaggaggagaggaagaaaGGAAACTTGGGACTCTTGCTGCTGAGGAAGAGCCAAAGTTCCCTTGCTCTATTTGTACAAAAAGATTCTCCTCACAGGTCCGTCTGTTGCGTCATCGCCGAACGACTCATGCAACCGAAAGGCGCTTTAAATGCAACATCTGCGGGAAACCATTCAAGAAGCAGATCCACCTGCGAAACcacctgcgcacacacacaggcgAGCGGCCGTTCCAGTGCAGCGTGTGTGGGAAGACCTTTTCCTCTCTTGCAAATCTTTCCCGCCATGGACTTACACACACGGGAGTCCGTCCGTACCGGTGTGACATTTGCCACAAAGCCTTCAGCCAATCGTCAAATCTACGCCAACACCGTCAGCATCTTCACAGCAACACAACGCCCTCACCCTGTCCAGACTGCTCTGCTACTTTTATCCGTCCTGCTAAACTTGTTGCTCACCGTTTTCTTCACCACCCAGGGGCACCGGCACCTTACCCCTGTCCTCACTGTTCCGAGGGGTTCTTGCGCAAGCGTCAGCGAGACCTACATTGCCTGGACGAGCATCCCAACCTGACACAGCCACACGGCATCTCCCAGGACTCCCAGGTTAGCAGTCAACAGGGCGCGACGGATAATACAGAGCAACTAACCGCTCCTTCGATGGCGAGACCTAATCTGGATTGCACTGTTTGTGGCAAGAGGTTAAACTCTCCTGCAAATCTCCGCCTGCACCAGCTAAGTCACGGACTTGGGCCCGGCCGGCCACGAGGTTCCAGCTCTGCCACTGGGAAGTCTCACGCCTGTCCGGTCTGTGGAAAACTCTTTGGTTCAGCCTCGAGCGTTACACTACATCAGAGAGTACACACCGGTGAGCGTCCGTATCCTTGTGCGATCTGCGGAAAACGGTTTCGCCAGAACACACACCTGCGGGAGCACCTGCGCACGCATTCGGGCGAGCGTCCGTTCCGGTGCGAGTTCTGCGATAAGGGCTTTGTGCAGAGCATGCATCTGGCAGAACACCGGCGTACACACACGGGCGAGCGGCCACATGCTTGCGGTGAATGTGGAAAGACCTTCAAGACGGTTTCGAACCTTAGGAACCATCGTAAGATCCACACTCGCACCCAAAAGCAACAAGAGCCAGAACACGACACAGAAGCAGTGATCGCAGAATGTAACACAGCAACCGTTGCTGTTCTGGAAGCTTCTGAGATGGACCTGGGAGCCACGGCACCAGCCTTCTGCCAGCAAGAGGTCTTTCAAATACAGACTTCCAACCTAACACAG ACTCCGGGGACTCCCACTATCATGTGTAATGAGTTTGGAGAGACTATAGCCATCATTGAGACAAGCGGAGACCTGGCAGAGGCCATCGAGCTGTACCACACAGCACTGGAGAGTGGCATCAGCATGGAGGCCATCACTGTGGACAGCCTGCAGTTAATGTGA